Proteins encoded within one genomic window of Streptomyces sp. NBC_00523:
- a CDS encoding ADP-ribosylglycohydrolase family protein, giving the protein MTTTRTKKAATGALTGLALGDALGFPTEFNDVPSILAKCGPWREMELPKPAFVTDDTQMTLALGRGLRTAMGRGLLTGLRLARPVREEYVDWYHSPDNNRAPGRTCLEACHLLDGDRPWQEASRTGSKGCGANMRVAPIGLAPGLTDEQRSGAAQLQSALTHGHPTALAASDLTARAVHLLARGTEPLGLIGQLRSYAYENRERYLDRWLGDLWRHTHDASPEAYISRGWDECLAALETVQDALRAPSPETDPCERTGDGWIAEHALATALHCFLLFPDEPVTALRRAACTRGDSDSIACLTGALAGAHLGPDAWPAAWVERIEYRDELLELGALWDD; this is encoded by the coding sequence ATGACGACGACCCGTACGAAGAAGGCCGCGACCGGAGCGCTGACCGGGCTCGCGCTCGGCGACGCGCTGGGCTTCCCCACCGAGTTCAACGACGTGCCGTCGATCCTCGCCAAGTGCGGGCCCTGGCGGGAGATGGAGCTGCCGAAGCCCGCCTTCGTCACCGACGACACCCAGATGACCCTGGCGCTGGGCCGGGGCCTGCGCACCGCCATGGGCCGGGGCCTGCTCACCGGGCTGCGGCTGGCCCGCCCGGTGCGCGAGGAGTACGTCGACTGGTACCACTCGCCCGACAACAACCGCGCCCCCGGCCGCACCTGCCTGGAAGCCTGCCACCTGCTCGACGGCGACCGCCCCTGGCAGGAGGCGAGCCGGACCGGCTCCAAGGGCTGCGGCGCCAACATGCGCGTCGCGCCCATCGGCCTCGCGCCCGGACTCACCGACGAACAGCGCTCCGGCGCCGCCCAGCTCCAGTCGGCCCTCACCCACGGCCACCCGACCGCGCTCGCCGCCTCCGACCTGACGGCCCGGGCGGTGCACCTGCTCGCCCGGGGGACCGAACCGCTCGGCCTGATCGGCCAGTTGCGCTCGTACGCGTACGAGAACCGCGAGCGCTACCTCGACCGGTGGCTCGGCGACCTCTGGCGCCACACGCACGACGCCTCGCCCGAGGCCTACATCAGCCGGGGCTGGGACGAGTGCCTGGCCGCGCTGGAGACCGTCCAGGACGCCCTGCGCGCCCCCTCGCCGGAGACCGACCCCTGCGAGCGCACGGGAGACGGCTGGATCGCCGAGCACGCCCTCGCCACCGCCCTGCACTGCTTCCTGCTCTTCCCGGACGAACCCGTCACCGCCCTGCGCCGCGCCGCCTGCACCCGCGGCGACTCGGACTCCATCGCCTGCCTGACCGGCGCACTGGCCGGCGCCCACCTGGGCCCGGACGCCTGGCCCGCCGCATGGGTGGAGCGCATCGAGTACCGGGACGAACTGCTGGAGCTCGGGGCGCTCTGGGACGATTGA
- a CDS encoding NUDIX hydrolase has translation MSATAPEGYDPSAFEPFAVTVDLAVFTVRASRLHVLLVERGAEPYKGHWALPGGFLLPRESAGAAARRELAEETGLSDDTVSGLHLEQLRTYSDPDRDPRMRVVSVAHTALVPDLPEPRGGGDAAGARWWDAARTGPLAFDHDRILADARDRVGAKLEYTCLATAFCPPHFTLGELQQVYETVWGVELDRPNFRRKVLATPGFVQPAEGAPRRTGGRGKPAALYRAGDATALHPPLLRPEGRPA, from the coding sequence ATGAGCGCCACCGCCCCCGAGGGCTACGACCCGAGCGCCTTCGAGCCGTTCGCGGTCACCGTGGACCTGGCGGTCTTCACGGTCCGCGCGTCCCGGCTGCACGTCCTGCTCGTCGAACGCGGCGCGGAACCGTACAAGGGCCACTGGGCGCTCCCCGGCGGCTTCCTGCTGCCCCGCGAGTCCGCGGGGGCCGCCGCCCGCCGCGAACTGGCCGAGGAGACCGGGCTGAGCGACGACACGGTCTCCGGGCTCCACCTGGAGCAGCTGCGCACCTACAGCGACCCGGACCGCGATCCTCGGATGCGCGTCGTCTCCGTCGCCCACACCGCCCTCGTCCCGGACCTTCCCGAACCGCGCGGCGGCGGTGACGCGGCGGGCGCGCGCTGGTGGGACGCGGCCCGGACGGGCCCGCTCGCCTTCGACCACGACCGCATCCTCGCGGACGCCCGCGACCGGGTCGGCGCCAAGCTGGAGTACACCTGTCTGGCCACCGCGTTCTGCCCGCCGCACTTCACCCTGGGCGAGCTGCAACAGGTCTACGAAACGGTCTGGGGCGTCGAGCTCGACCGCCCCAACTTCCGCCGCAAGGTCCTCGCCACTCCGGGCTTCGTACAGCCCGCGGAGGGCGCCCCGCGCCGCACCGGCGGCCGCGGCAAACCCGCCGCCCTCTACCGGGCGGGCGACGCCACCGCACTCCACCCCCCGCTCCTGCGACCGGAAGGACGCCCAGCATGA
- a CDS encoding AAA family ATPase translates to MKRYPHGLVLGKFYPPHAGHHHLVRTAAARCERLTVLVCAASVESVPLADRVDWMRQAHPDVTVVGAVDDTRMDLHDPAIWDAHMAVFTAAVPERVDAVFTSESYGDELARRFGAESVCVDPDRTAYPVSGTAVRADPAGCWGFLEAPVRAALARRVVVLGAESTGTTTLARALAAHYRQRGGIWAHTGYVAEYGREFSERKLAELRERWPRAQWEDVTLATHDFPHIAEVQNAREEEAARTGSPVLFCDTDSFATTVWHERYVGGRNPLVERVADRARHHLWLLTDHEGVAFEDDGLRDGEELRPWMTDRFRAELTRTGRTFIEVTGSREARLTRAVEAVDALLAEGWDFAAPLPEHR, encoded by the coding sequence ATGAAGCGCTACCCGCACGGACTCGTGCTCGGCAAGTTCTACCCGCCGCACGCCGGCCACCACCACCTCGTCCGCACCGCCGCCGCCCGCTGCGAACGGCTCACCGTCCTGGTCTGCGCCGCCTCGGTGGAGTCCGTCCCGCTCGCCGACCGGGTCGACTGGATGCGGCAGGCGCATCCCGACGTGACGGTGGTCGGCGCCGTGGACGACACCCGCATGGACCTCCACGACCCGGCGATCTGGGACGCCCACATGGCCGTCTTCACGGCCGCCGTGCCCGAGCGGGTGGACGCCGTCTTCACCTCGGAGTCGTACGGGGACGAGCTGGCCCGCCGCTTCGGCGCCGAGTCCGTCTGCGTCGACCCCGACCGCACCGCGTACCCCGTCTCCGGCACCGCCGTCCGAGCGGACCCGGCCGGCTGCTGGGGCTTCCTCGAAGCGCCGGTGCGGGCGGCGCTCGCCCGCCGCGTCGTCGTCCTCGGCGCGGAGTCCACCGGCACCACCACGCTGGCCCGCGCGCTCGCCGCCCACTACCGGCAGCGCGGCGGGATCTGGGCGCACACGGGGTACGTGGCCGAGTACGGGCGCGAGTTCAGCGAACGGAAACTGGCCGAGCTGCGCGAGCGGTGGCCCCGGGCCCAGTGGGAGGACGTCACCCTCGCCACCCACGACTTCCCGCACATCGCCGAGGTCCAGAACGCCCGCGAGGAGGAGGCCGCCCGCACCGGCTCCCCGGTGCTCTTCTGCGACACGGACTCCTTCGCGACGACCGTCTGGCACGAGCGGTACGTGGGCGGGCGCAACCCGCTGGTCGAGCGCGTCGCGGACCGGGCCCGCCACCACCTGTGGCTGCTCACGGACCACGAGGGCGTCGCCTTCGAGGACGACGGGCTGCGCGACGGCGAGGAGCTGCGGCCCTGGATGACCGACCGTTTCCGGGCCGAGCTCACCCGTACCGGCCGGACCTTCATCGAGGTGACCGGCAGCCGTGAGGCGCGCCTCACCCGCGCGGTCGAGGCCGTCGACGCGCTGCTCGCCGAGGGCTGGGACTTCGCCGCGCCCCTCCCGGAGCACCGATGA
- the pnuC gene encoding nicotinamide riboside transporter PnuC: MSLADILDPLQQPLVTVLDTPVSWTEVLGFGSGALCVWLVARQHLANWPIGIANNLFFILLFAQSGLYADAGLQIVFIALAAYGWWTWTHGGGPGTDLPVRRTTRTEWAWLLVAGAVGTGALTVLLDRATDSTVPFWDALTTALSLAATYGQCRKLVESWWLWIAADLVYIPLYAYKELYLTSLLYGGFLTLCLTGLRNWRRDLTAADPQLSKALA, from the coding sequence GTGAGTCTCGCGGACATACTCGATCCCCTGCAGCAGCCCCTGGTGACGGTCCTGGACACCCCGGTCAGCTGGACCGAGGTGCTGGGCTTCGGCAGCGGTGCGCTGTGCGTCTGGCTCGTGGCCCGCCAGCACCTCGCCAACTGGCCGATCGGCATCGCCAACAACCTCTTCTTCATCCTGCTGTTCGCCCAGTCCGGCCTGTACGCCGACGCCGGACTCCAGATCGTCTTCATCGCCCTCGCCGCGTACGGCTGGTGGACCTGGACCCACGGGGGTGGACCAGGGACGGACCTGCCGGTGCGGCGCACCACGCGCACCGAGTGGGCCTGGCTGCTCGTGGCGGGGGCGGTGGGGACCGGGGCGCTGACCGTCCTGCTCGACAGGGCGACCGACTCGACCGTGCCGTTCTGGGACGCGCTGACGACCGCGCTCTCGCTCGCGGCGACCTACGGGCAGTGCCGCAAGCTGGTCGAGTCCTGGTGGCTGTGGATCGCCGCCGACCTCGTGTACATCCCGCTGTACGCGTACAAGGAGCTGTACCTGACCTCGCTGCTGTACGGGGGCTTCCTGACGCTGTGCCTGACCGGCCTGCGCAACTGGCGCCGCGACCTCACGGCGGCCGACCCGCAACTCTCGAAGGCCCTCGCATGA
- a CDS encoding pseudouridine synthase, translating into MRSSGRNSGSGGGRSGGSSGGRSGRNNSGTGRNSNPNARTPRSEREDRRNEERPRKPRPEERRYDTGTDRPGADGVRKGRGAAARGGAKGGPKSPQGGGAKGGARRGPYGAPARPRELDAKIEQRNRDRYANKPEIKTPKTHPGAEQEGERLQKVLARAGMGSRRACEELIDQSRVEVNGEIVVEQGMRVDVHKDEIKVDGLTVATQSYLFFALNKPAGVVASMEDPDGRQCLGDYVTNRETRLFHVGRLDTETEGIIMLTNHGELAHRLTHPKYGVKKTYLAAIQGPLPRDLGKRLKDGIQLEDGYARADHFRVVENTGKNYLVEVTLHEGRKHIVRRMLAEAGFPVDRLVRTGFGPIALGDQKSGWLRRLTNTEVGMLMREVGL; encoded by the coding sequence ATGCGAAGCAGTGGCAGGAACAGCGGTAGCGGCGGCGGCAGGAGCGGCGGCAGCTCCGGGGGCCGGAGCGGCAGGAACAACAGCGGCACCGGCCGGAACAGCAACCCGAACGCGCGGACCCCCCGCTCGGAGCGCGAGGACCGCCGGAACGAGGAGCGCCCCCGCAAGCCCAGGCCCGAGGAGCGCCGCTACGACACGGGCACCGACAGGCCCGGCGCCGACGGCGTCCGCAAGGGGCGCGGCGCGGCGGCCCGGGGCGGCGCCAAGGGCGGCCCGAAGAGCCCGCAGGGCGGCGGCGCGAAGGGCGGCGCCCGGCGCGGCCCGTACGGCGCCCCGGCGCGCCCGCGCGAGCTCGACGCCAAGATCGAGCAGCGCAACCGCGACCGGTACGCGAACAAGCCCGAGATCAAGACCCCGAAGACGCACCCGGGCGCCGAGCAGGAGGGCGAGCGGCTGCAGAAGGTCCTGGCCCGTGCCGGCATGGGCTCGCGCCGCGCCTGCGAGGAGCTGATCGACCAGAGCCGGGTCGAGGTGAACGGCGAGATCGTCGTCGAGCAGGGCATGCGCGTCGACGTGCACAAGGACGAGATCAAGGTCGACGGGCTGACCGTCGCCACCCAGTCCTACCTGTTCTTCGCGCTGAACAAGCCGGCCGGGGTCGTCGCCTCCATGGAGGACCCGGACGGGCGCCAGTGCCTCGGGGACTACGTCACCAACCGTGAGACGCGGCTCTTCCACGTCGGCCGGCTGGACACCGAGACCGAGGGCATCATCATGCTCACCAACCACGGCGAGCTGGCCCACCGTCTCACCCACCCCAAGTACGGCGTGAAGAAGACGTACCTGGCGGCCATCCAGGGCCCCCTCCCGCGCGACCTGGGCAAGCGGCTCAAGGACGGCATCCAGCTGGAGGACGGCTACGCCCGCGCCGACCACTTCCGCGTCGTGGAGAACACCGGCAAGAACTACCTGGTCGAGGTCACCCTGCACGAGGGCCGCAAGCACATCGTGCGCCGCATGCTGGCCGAGGCGGGCTTCCCCGTCGACCGGCTGGTGCGCACCGGCTTCGGCCCGATCGCGCTCGGCGACCAGAAGTCGGGCTGGCTGCGCCGGCTCACCAACACCGAGGTGGGCATGCTCATGCGCGAGGTCGGCCTGTAG
- the scpB gene encoding SMC-Scp complex subunit ScpB, whose product MSDEHHPDGSAVAELDLKPALEAVLMVVDEPATEEHLAKVLERPRRAVAAALRELADEYTAQRRGFDLRLVAGGWRFYTRPAYAAAVEGFVLDGQHARLTQAALETLAVVAYRQPVSRSRVSAVRGVNCDGVMRTLLQRGLVEEAGTEPETGAILYRTTNYFLERMGLRGLDELPELAPFLPEADAIEAETPEGVPSFDPDAPDTPETHADDKTDF is encoded by the coding sequence ATGAGCGACGAGCACCACCCCGACGGCTCCGCGGTCGCGGAGCTCGACCTCAAGCCCGCCCTGGAGGCCGTCCTGATGGTCGTGGACGAGCCCGCCACCGAGGAACACCTGGCCAAGGTCCTCGAGCGCCCCCGGCGGGCCGTGGCCGCCGCGCTGCGGGAGCTGGCCGACGAGTACACCGCGCAGCGGCGCGGCTTCGACCTCCGGCTCGTCGCGGGCGGCTGGCGGTTCTACACCCGGCCCGCGTACGCGGCGGCGGTCGAGGGCTTCGTCCTGGACGGCCAGCACGCCCGGCTGACCCAGGCGGCCCTGGAGACCCTGGCGGTCGTCGCGTACCGGCAGCCGGTGAGCCGGTCGCGGGTCTCGGCGGTGCGCGGGGTGAACTGTGACGGGGTCATGCGGACCCTGCTCCAGAGGGGTCTGGTCGAGGAGGCGGGCACGGAACCCGAAACAGGTGCGATCCTGTACAGGACGACGAACTACTTTCTGGAGCGGATGGGCCTGCGTGGCCTGGATGAGCTCCCGGAGCTCGCGCCCTTCCTCCCCGAGGCGGACGCGATCGAGGCCGAGACGCCAGAGGGTGTGCCGTCGTTCGATCCGGACGCACCGGACACCCCGGAAACTCACGCAGACGACAAGACGGACTTTTGA
- a CDS encoding segregation and condensation protein A encodes MPTPDEPARTARRPLGRGPGAGDVPVEAPAEAPAPAEAPAPEEEVPEAAPAPDDGRFKVRLANFEGPFDLLLQLISKHKLDVTEVALSKVTDEFMAHIRAMGPDWDLDQTTEFLVVAATLLDLKAARLLPAAEVEDEADLALLEARDLLFARLLQYRAYKRVADIFSGRLESEARRFPRTVGLEPHHAALLPDVVISIGAEGFARLAVKAMQPKPAPQVYVDHIHAPLVSVREQAGIVVARVREAGEMSFRALTEDAPDTLTVVARFLALLELYREKAVALDQEVALGELMVRWAGEAGAEPVVTDEFDQEAPDAPDGPETPEDETP; translated from the coding sequence ATGCCGACACCCGACGAGCCCGCCCGCACCGCCCGCCGCCCCCTGGGGCGCGGGCCGGGGGCGGGGGACGTGCCCGTGGAGGCCCCGGCCGAGGCCCCGGCCCCGGCCGAGGCGCCCGCGCCGGAGGAGGAGGTCCCCGAAGCGGCGCCCGCCCCCGACGACGGCCGGTTCAAAGTCCGGCTGGCGAACTTCGAGGGCCCCTTCGACCTGCTCCTCCAGCTCATCTCCAAGCACAAGCTGGACGTGACCGAGGTCGCCCTGTCCAAGGTCACCGACGAGTTCATGGCCCACATCCGGGCGATGGGCCCCGACTGGGACCTGGACCAGACGACCGAGTTCCTGGTGGTCGCCGCGACCCTCCTCGACCTGAAGGCCGCCCGGCTGCTCCCCGCCGCCGAGGTGGAGGACGAGGCGGACCTCGCGCTCCTGGAGGCCAGGGACCTGCTCTTCGCGCGGCTCCTCCAGTACCGCGCGTACAAGCGCGTCGCCGACATCTTCAGCGGCCGGCTCGAATCGGAGGCCCGCCGCTTCCCCCGTACCGTCGGCCTCGAACCGCACCACGCCGCACTGCTGCCGGACGTCGTCATCAGCATCGGGGCCGAGGGCTTCGCCCGGCTGGCCGTGAAGGCGATGCAGCCGAAGCCCGCGCCGCAGGTGTACGTCGACCACATCCACGCCCCCCTGGTCAGCGTCCGGGAACAGGCGGGCATCGTGGTCGCCCGGGTCCGCGAGGCCGGCGAGATGAGCTTCCGGGCGCTGACCGAGGACGCCCCGGACACCCTCACCGTCGTCGCCCGCTTCCTCGCCCTGCTGGAGCTGTACCGGGAGAAGGCCGTCGCCCTGGACCAGGAGGTGGCGCTCGGCGAGCTGATGGTGCGCTGGGCCGGTGAGGCGGGGGCCGAGCCCGTCGTGACGGACGAATTCGACCAGGAGGCCCCGGACGCCCCGGACGGCCCCGAGACCCCGGAGGACGAGACGCCATGA
- a CDS encoding ParA family protein, whose translation MPARGQSPNGLEAVGSVAVRTFSTLQHMTTAPQMMDGLHVNAMAGNESGRDTAPLADFAETPQAHFYDPDAEYEPDPEYAATLAPDAARQRRERIGPTGRPLPYFPIPGPLTDHGPAKIIAMCNQKGGVGKTTSTINLGAALAEYGRRVLLVDFDPQGALSVGLGVNPMELDLTVYNLLMERGMAADEVLLKTAVPNMDLLPSNIDLSAAEVQLVSEVARESTLQRALKPLMADYDYIVIDCQPSLGLLTVNALTAAHKVIVPLECEFFALRGVALLTETIEKVQERLNPELELDGILATMYDSRTVHSREVLARVVEAFDDHVYHTVIGRTVRFPETTVAGEPITTYASNSVGAAAYRQLAREVLARCHAE comes from the coding sequence ATGCCTGCACGGGGCCAGAGCCCGAACGGGCTGGAGGCTGTCGGCTCCGTCGCTGTCCGCACCTTCTCCACCCTCCAGCACATGACGACAGCCCCCCAGATGATGGACGGCCTACACGTGAACGCCATGGCCGGCAACGAGAGTGGCCGGGACACCGCCCCCCTCGCCGACTTCGCCGAGACGCCCCAGGCGCATTTCTACGACCCCGACGCCGAGTACGAGCCCGACCCGGAGTACGCGGCCACGCTCGCGCCGGACGCCGCCCGGCAGCGCCGTGAGCGGATCGGCCCGACCGGCCGCCCCCTGCCCTACTTCCCGATCCCGGGCCCGCTGACCGACCACGGCCCCGCGAAGATCATCGCGATGTGCAACCAGAAGGGCGGCGTCGGCAAGACCACGTCGACCATCAACCTGGGTGCCGCGCTCGCCGAGTACGGACGGCGCGTCCTGCTGGTCGACTTCGACCCGCAGGGTGCCCTCTCGGTCGGCCTCGGGGTCAACCCGATGGAGCTCGACCTCACCGTCTACAACCTGCTCATGGAGCGGGGCATGGCGGCCGACGAGGTCCTGCTGAAGACCGCGGTCCCCAACATGGACCTGCTCCCCAGCAACATCGACCTCTCCGCCGCCGAGGTGCAGCTCGTCAGCGAGGTGGCCCGCGAGTCGACGCTCCAGCGCGCCCTGAAGCCGCTGATGGCCGACTACGACTACATCGTGATCGACTGTCAGCCCTCGCTCGGCCTGCTCACGGTGAACGCGCTGACCGCCGCGCACAAGGTGATAGTCCCGCTCGAGTGCGAGTTCTTCGCGCTGCGCGGGGTGGCGCTGCTCACCGAGACGATCGAGAAGGTCCAGGAGCGGCTCAACCCGGAGCTGGAGCTCGACGGCATCCTCGCCACCATGTACGACTCCCGTACGGTGCACAGCCGCGAGGTCCTGGCACGGGTGGTCGAGGCGTTCGACGACCACGTCTACCACACGGTCATCGGGCGCACGGTCCGCTTCCCGGAGACCACGGTCGCCGGTGAGCCCATCACCACGTACGCCTCCAACTCGGTCGGTGCCGCCGCCTATCGCCAGCTCGCCAGGGAGGTGCTCGCCCGGTGTCACGCCGAGTGA
- the ald gene encoding alanine dehydrogenase: MKVGIPREVKNNEFRVAITPAGVHELVRHGHQVVVERNAGAGSSITDEEYVAAGAEILPTADEVWAAADLLLKVKEPVAEEYHRLRKGQTLFTYLHLAASRACTDALLESGTTAIAYETVETANRALPLLAPMSEVAGRLAPQVGAYHLMRSAGGRGVLPGGVPGTAAGRAVVIGGGVSGWNATQIAVGLGFHVTLLDKDINKLREADKVFGTQVQTVVSNAFELEKAVVEADLVVGAVLIPGAKAPKLVTNELVAKMKPGSVLVDIAIDQGGCFEDSHPTTHAEPTFQVHDSVFYCVANMPGAVPNTSTYALTNATLPYIVELANRGWVEALRRDAALAKGLNTHDGQVVYREVAEAHGLDHVDLNTLIG; the protein is encoded by the coding sequence ATGAAGGTCGGCATCCCCCGCGAAGTGAAGAACAACGAGTTCCGCGTGGCGATCACGCCTGCCGGTGTGCATGAGCTCGTCCGCCACGGCCACCAGGTCGTCGTCGAGCGGAACGCCGGAGCGGGCTCCTCCATCACGGACGAGGAGTACGTCGCGGCCGGTGCGGAGATCCTGCCCACCGCCGACGAGGTCTGGGCCGCCGCCGACCTGCTGCTCAAGGTCAAGGAGCCGGTCGCCGAGGAGTACCACCGCCTCCGCAAGGGCCAGACCCTCTTCACCTACCTGCACCTCGCGGCCTCCCGCGCGTGCACGGACGCACTCCTGGAGTCGGGCACCACCGCCATCGCGTACGAGACCGTCGAGACGGCCAACCGCGCGCTGCCGCTGCTCGCCCCGATGTCCGAGGTCGCGGGCCGGCTGGCCCCGCAGGTCGGCGCGTACCACCTGATGCGCTCGGCCGGCGGCCGCGGCGTGCTGCCGGGCGGTGTCCCCGGTACGGCGGCCGGCCGTGCCGTCGTCATCGGCGGCGGCGTCTCCGGCTGGAACGCCACCCAGATCGCCGTGGGCCTCGGCTTCCACGTCACGCTGCTCGACAAGGACATCAACAAGCTCCGCGAGGCGGACAAGGTCTTCGGCACCCAGGTGCAGACCGTCGTCTCCAACGCCTTCGAGCTGGAGAAGGCCGTGGTCGAGGCCGACCTCGTCGTCGGTGCCGTGCTGATCCCCGGCGCCAAGGCCCCGAAGCTGGTCACCAACGAGCTCGTCGCCAAGATGAAGCCCGGAAGTGTACTTGTCGACATTGCAATTGATCAGGGCGGCTGCTTCGAGGACTCGCACCCCACGACGCACGCCGAGCCGACCTTCCAGGTCCACGACTCGGTCTTCTACTGCGTCGCGAACATGCCCGGCGCGGTGCCCAACACCTCGACGTACGCCCTCACCAACGCGACGCTGCCCTACATCGTGGAGCTCGCCAACCGGGGCTGGGTGGAGGCGCTGCGTCGGGACGCCGCGCTCGCCAAGGGCCTCAACACCCATGACGGGCAGGTCGTTTACCGCGAGGTGGCCGAGGCGCACGGCCTCGACCATGTCGACCTGAACACGCTCATCGGCTGA
- a CDS encoding tetratricopeptide repeat protein — MTDQAVDTSGPAEAAGTEEPPAPEPARFFGRERELKELRDDIERAGLDTMAGRRSARARVLLIAGRPGSGRTALASELARRLLETGDYPDGVLRVRLAETGGGPVPPERAARDLLGGLGLTGPPGADADELSEMVREALAVRRVLLLLDDAADAEQVDPLLPDNPDCLVVATSEGPLTGIPGVRPCTIGGLDTGSAVQLLGRATGQVRITVDPLTAQTVAEECGGQPAALVLIGGWLAARPTASVADAGRRLRALPDDPELPAGTRPLTRAFRLVHDSLPATPARILRLLSLAPGGLADAHTASALAGCSVSAARTTLDDFVTLGLLRREGTDEPQYEVPGCLAGLLRALLEDRDRPAEIQLARARMLERTVRLLQSCRAVTDPEGSPSRRKLAGLPRTLRFPDPETAAAWLRARRPALLASARIAVEDGDLDTLARRLVAALVRALAAHEGTDAAAPDLYALHGLVLAVAERRDLPRERAAALLNLADLDAGTGRTREALARYRDALDAGRAAKDPYATGRAMESVGGAYAELGDYHRASDWYGRALAQRLTQSEPAEAARLYGRLGTVHTYAGRYGEALRNWRAAAAGHRRLGDLTAQARALSEMARVQEYAGRPQESLRTCREAVEWARRAKDVRLQAALELRLADTLDRLGDPAAAGLHRGAADRLLGEAGVACETDSASSEE, encoded by the coding sequence GTGACGGATCAGGCGGTGGACACCAGCGGCCCGGCCGAGGCAGCGGGGACCGAGGAGCCGCCCGCGCCGGAACCGGCCCGATTCTTCGGCCGCGAACGCGAGTTGAAGGAACTGCGCGACGACATCGAGCGCGCCGGACTCGACACCATGGCGGGCCGCCGCAGCGCCCGCGCCCGGGTCCTCCTGATCGCCGGACGACCCGGCTCCGGCCGCACCGCGCTCGCCTCCGAACTCGCCCGCCGGCTCCTCGAAACCGGCGACTACCCCGACGGGGTGCTCCGCGTCCGGCTCGCCGAGACCGGGGGCGGCCCCGTCCCCCCGGAGCGCGCCGCCCGCGACCTCCTCGGCGGGCTCGGCCTGACCGGGCCGCCCGGCGCCGACGCCGACGAGCTGAGCGAAATGGTCCGCGAGGCCCTGGCCGTCCGCCGGGTCCTGCTCCTCCTGGACGACGCCGCGGACGCCGAACAGGTCGACCCGCTCCTCCCCGACAACCCGGACTGCCTCGTCGTCGCCACCTCCGAGGGCCCGCTCACCGGCATCCCCGGCGTCCGGCCCTGCACCATCGGCGGCCTGGACACGGGCTCCGCCGTCCAGCTCCTCGGCCGCGCCACCGGCCAGGTCAGGATCACCGTCGACCCGCTGACCGCCCAGACCGTGGCCGAGGAGTGCGGCGGGCAGCCGGCCGCCCTGGTCCTCATCGGCGGCTGGCTCGCCGCCCGCCCGACCGCCTCCGTGGCCGACGCCGGACGGCGGCTGCGCGCGCTGCCGGACGACCCCGAACTGCCCGCCGGGACGCGCCCGCTGACCCGCGCCTTCCGCCTCGTCCACGACTCGCTCCCGGCCACCCCCGCCCGGATACTGCGACTGCTCTCCCTCGCCCCCGGCGGTCTCGCCGACGCCCACACCGCCTCCGCGCTGGCCGGGTGCTCCGTCTCGGCGGCCCGGACCACCCTGGACGACTTCGTGACCCTCGGCCTGCTGCGCCGCGAGGGCACGGACGAACCGCAGTACGAGGTGCCGGGATGCCTCGCCGGGCTGCTGCGGGCGCTCCTGGAGGACCGGGACCGCCCCGCCGAGATCCAGCTCGCCCGGGCCAGGATGCTGGAGCGCACCGTGCGCCTCCTCCAGTCCTGCCGCGCCGTCACGGACCCCGAGGGCTCGCCGTCCCGCCGCAAGCTGGCCGGCCTCCCGCGCACCCTGCGCTTCCCGGACCCGGAGACCGCCGCCGCCTGGCTGCGCGCCCGCAGGCCCGCCCTGCTCGCCTCCGCCCGGATCGCCGTCGAGGACGGGGATCTCGACACGCTGGCCCGCCGCCTGGTCGCCGCGCTGGTGCGGGCGCTCGCCGCGCACGAGGGCACCGACGCCGCCGCCCCCGACCTGTACGCCCTGCACGGCCTCGTGCTGGCCGTCGCCGAGCGCCGCGACCTGCCCCGCGAGCGGGCGGCGGCCCTGCTCAACCTGGCCGACCTGGACGCCGGGACCGGCCGCACCCGCGAGGCGCTGGCCCGCTACCGGGACGCGCTGGACGCCGGGCGGGCCGCGAAGGACCCGTACGCCACCGGGCGGGCCATGGAGTCGGTGGGCGGCGCCTACGCGGAGCTGGGCGACTACCACCGGGCCTCCGACTGGTACGGACGGGCGCTCGCCCAGCGCCTCACCCAGAGCGAGCCCGCCGAGGCGGCGCGCCTGTACGGGCGCCTCGGCACCGTCCACACCTACGCCGGGCGGTACGGCGAGGCGCTGCGGAACTGGCGCGCCGCCGCGGCGGGCCACCGCAGGCTGGGCGACCTCACGGCCCAGGCGCGGGCGCTCAGCGAGATGGCCCGCGTCCAGGAGTACGCGGGCCGCCCGCAGGAGTCGCTGCGCACCTGCCGGGAGGCGGTGGAGTGGGCGCGGCGGGCCAAGGACGTACGGCTGCAGGCGGCGCTGGAGCTGCGGCTCGCGGACACCCTGGACCGGCTCGGTGACCCCGCGGCGGCGGGGCTGCACAGGGGCGCGGCCGACAGATTGCTGGGCGAAGCGGGTGTGGCCTGCGAAACCGATAGTGCTTCCTCGGAAGAATAA